A DNA window from Aspergillus nidulans FGSC A4 chromosome V contains the following coding sequences:
- a CDS encoding acyl--CoA ligase (transcript_id=CADANIAT00003815) yields the protein MVYRSTFPHLEIPKSNILSYLYPPNQTVSDQPIWIDASNPNNSLSPRQMLTWVRRLGYGLDRLGIRKGEVVIILTPNHIFVPVAYQGIVGSGRVFSGANPTYTQLEIEHQLKDTGSKLILVHPSLVKTAVDAASRVGILKERIFQFADHPCETLDGVQDWRDFIGSEDEAREWRWDDMADTSTTTVATINYSSGTTGLPKGVCVSHRNLIANVEQTIFMRDQGFPHALVPASRPPERWVGFLPLYHAYGQLYACLMAPKLGFPVYIMRKFVYEEFLATIERYGITHLQVAPPILIMLDKRSETARYNLSSVRNILCGAAPLSRELQNTIQNRFKTNVVQGWGMTEVTCGAIHVPGGLYDESGSVGMLDPNCECKLLDEEGRPVRPGEPGELHVRGPNVCLGYWRNDKATKESLDSDGWLKTGDIMVAKDDCFWVVDRKKELIKVNALQVSPAELEAVLLGHDGIADAGVVGFIANGQECPRAYVQIKEEASGLTEADIQSYMKDRVAKHKQITGGIQLVDEVPRLASGKLHRRVLKEWAQRDAAGVRSKL from the exons ATGGTCTACAGATCCACCTTCCCCCATCTCGAAATCCCCAAATCAAACATCCTCTCGTACCTCTACCCCCCCAACCAGACCGTATCCGACCAACCTATATGGATCGACGCCAGTAACCCCAACAACTCGCTTTCCCCGCGACAGATGCTCACATGGGTCCGGCGTCTTGGGTACGGCCTCGATCGGCTAGGCATCAGAAAAGGCGAGGTCGTCATAATTTTAACGCCGAACCATATATTTGTACCTGTGGCATATCAGGGAATTGTCGGCTCAGGACGAGTCTTTAGCGGGGCGAATCCGACGTACACGCAGCTCGAAATTGAACATCAGCTGAAAGATACGGGCTCTAAGCTGATTCTCGTGCACCCGAGTCTTGTCAAGACCGCGGTCGATGCAGCCTCTCGTGTAGGCATTCTAAAGGAGCGCATCTTTCAGTTTGCCGATCACCCGTGCGAAACACTTGACGGTGTGCAGGATTGGAGGGATTTTATCGggagcgaagacgaagcgaGGGAATGGAGATGGGACGACATGGCTGATACCTCGACCACGACGGTGGCAACAATCAACTACAGTTCAGGGACCACAGGCCTGCCAAAGGGCGTGTGCGTCTCACACCGCAACCTGATTGCCAATGTGGAACAGACCATCTTTATGCGCGATCAGGGCTTTCCCCACGCCCTAGTGCCAGCAAGTCGACCACCGGAACGGTGGGTTGGATTTCTTCCTTTGTACCACGCATACG GGCAACTATATGCATGTCTGATGGCTCCAAAGCTCGGCTTCCCCGTCTATATCATGCGTAAATTTGTCTACGAAGAGTTTCTGGCCACTATCGAGAGGTACGGCATTACTCATCTCCAGGTCGCTCCGCCGATCCTAATCATGCTCGACAAGAGGTCGGAGACGGCCCGCTACAATCTCAGCAGCGTCAGAAATATTCTTTGTGGAGCGGCACCGCTCTCGAGGGAGCTACAGAATACGATTCAGAACCGCTTCAAGACCAACGTGGTACAAGGCTGGGGCATGACCGAGGTCACCTGCGGCGCGATCCATGTCCCCGGGGGACTCTACGACGAGTCTGGCAGCGTCGGCATGCTCGACCCTAATTGCGAGTGTAAGCTCTTAGATGAAGAGGGGAGACCGGTGCGACCGGGAGAGCCGGGGGAGCTGCATGTTCGAGGTCCCAATGTGTGTCTCGGATACTGGAGGAACGACAAAGCGACCAAGGAAAGCCTTGACAGCGATGGGTGGCTGAAAACAGGTGATATCATGGTCGCCAAGGATGATTGTTTCTGGGTTGTCGACCGAAAGAAGGAACTGATCAAGGTCAACGCGCTACAGGTTTCGCCGGCAGAACTCGAAGCTGTGCTGCTAGGACATGATGGTATTGCAGACGCGGGAGTCGTGGGATTCATTGCCAACGGGCAGGAATGCCCACGAGCCTATGTTCAGATCAAGGAAGAGGCAAGCGGACTGACCGAGGCGGACATCCAGAGCTACATGAAAGACCGCGTGGCGAAGCACAAGCAGATCACTGGGGGCATCcagcttgttgatgaggtgcCGCGACTCGCCAGCGGGAAACTTCATCGCAGGGTATTGAAGGAATGGGCACAAAGGGATGCAGCAGGTGTACGCTCAAAACTATGA